The following coding sequences are from one Coffea arabica cultivar ET-39 chromosome 11e, Coffea Arabica ET-39 HiFi, whole genome shotgun sequence window:
- the LOC113718685 gene encoding putative potassium transporter 12 isoform X2 has product MKEEIEESSSVRLLRSTSSSGGGESRWVDGSEVDSESPPWSLGGDQDIREGYGSIRRRLVKKPKRVDSFDVEAMEIAGAHGNHEKDASLWQTLALAFQTLGVVYGDMGTSPLYVFSDVFSKVTITSEVDVLGALSLVMYTIALIPLMKYVFIVLKANDNGEGGTFALYSLICRYAKVNLLPNRQQADEYISSFKLKLPTPELERALNIKDALEHKSLLKTILLLLVLTGTSMVIGDGILTPAISVMSAVSGLQGEIKGFGTGALVITSIIILIALFSIQRFGTSKVGVTFAPALSLWFFSLGSIGLYNLITSRSYVCRFRAFLCAVDTAYMGQAAYLSRHPDSANRIFYNSVPESLFWPVFVLATIAAIIASQAMISASFSCIKQSMALGCFPRLKIVHTSRKLMGQIYIPVINWFLMIMCILVVAAFRSTTDIANAYGIAEVGVMIVSTSLVTLVMLLIWQTNLFLALCFPLVFGTVELIYLSAVLSKIMEGGWLPLVFATFFLCIMYTWNYGSVLKYQSEVREKISMDFMLELGSTLGTVRVPGVGLLYNELVQGIPSVFGRFLLELPAIHSTIVFVCIKYVPVPVVPQDERFLFRRVCPKDYHMFRCVARYGYKDVRKDDHNAFEQLLVESLEKFLRKEAQEFALESSLQEPEFDSISMMSRESGPQDGDGIGELRIPLMHDQRLEEEETLSSQESVPALPASVMSVDEDPSLEYELSDLKEATDSGFTYLIGHGDVRAKKSSWFIKKLVINYFYGFLRRNCRGGAATMRVPHTNIMQVGMTYMV; this is encoded by the exons ATGAAAGAAGAGATTGAAGAGAGTAGTAGCGTGAGGTTGTTGCGTAGTACTAGTAGCAGTGGAGGTGGGGAGTCAAGGTGGGTGGATGGCAGTGAAGTGGACTCCGAGTCACCACCTTGGTCCTTGGGTGGGGATCAGGATATTAGAGAAGGGTATGGATCTATTAGAAGAAGGCTTGTCAAGAAGCCCaagagagttgattcttttgaTGTTGAAGCTATGGAGATTGCTGGAGCTCATGGCAATCATGAAAAG GATGCTTCTCTTTGGCAAACTCTTGCCTTGGCATTTCAAACTCTTGGTGTGGTGTATGGTGACATGGGCACGAGCCCTTTATATGTCTTCTCTGATGTGTTCAGCAAGGTGACCATCACGTCAGAAGTTGATGTCTTAGGGGCTCTATCACTAGTGATGTACACCATTGCTCTCATTCCATTAATGAAGTATGTCTTTATAGTGCTGAAGGCCAATGACAATGGCGAAG GAGGAACATTTGCATTATATTCATTGATCTGTAGATACGCAAAAGTTAATCTTCTTCCCAATCGTCAGCAGGCTGATGAGTACATCTCTAGTTTTAAGCTCAAACTGCCCACTCCGGAACTTGAAAGGGCTTTGAATATAAAAGATGCTCTGGAACACAAGTCCTTGCTGAAAACCATCCTATTGCTGTTGGTTCTGACAGGAACATCCATGGTAATAGGAGACGGCATTTTGACTCCTGCAATATCAG TCATGTCTGCTGTGAGTGGTCTGCAAGGTGAAATCAAGGGATTTGGCACAG GAGCTCTTGTTATCACTTCAATTATTATCCTCATCGCATTATTCAGCATACAGCGTTTTGGGACAAGTAAAGTTGGCGTAACATTTGCTCCTGCCCTTTCTTTATGGTTCTTTAGTTTGGGATCTATTGGACTCTACAACCTGATCAC GAGCAGAAGCTATGTTTGCAGATTTAGGGCATTTCTCTGTGCAGTCGATACAG CATATATGGGACAAGCGGCCTACCTTAGCAGACACCCTGATTCAGCTAATAGGATATTTTATAATTCTGTCCCAG AGAGTCTTTTCTGGCCAGTTTTTGTGTTAGCCACAATTGCTGCTATCATTGCCAGTCAGGCCATGATATCTGCTTCATTTTCATGCATCAAGCAATCCATGGCTCTTGGATGCTTTCCCAGGTTGAAGATAGTTCACACCTCAAGGAAACTGATGGGCCAAATTTATATCCCTGTAATCAATTGGTTTCTGATGATTATGTGTATACTTGTGGTTGCTGCTTTTAGGAGCACTACAGATATAGCTAATGCATATG GCATTGCTGAAGTTGGTGTTATGATTGTCAGCACTAGCTTGGTGACACTCGTGATGCTTCTGATTTGGCAAACTAACTTGTTTCTGGCCCTATGTTTTCCACTTGTATTTGGAACTGTGGAGCTCATTTACTTGTCTGCTGTTCTATCCAAGATCATGGAGGGGGGTTGGCTTCCACTTGTCTTTGccactttctttctttgtatAATGTACACCTGGAACTATGGAAGTGTACTGAAGTATCAGAGTGAGGTTCGAGAGAAGATCTCAATGGACTTCATGCTTGAGCTTGGGTCTACCTTAGGAACTGTAAGAGTGCCAGGTGTTGGATTACTTTATAATGAACTCGTTCAAGGCATTCCCTCTGTTTTTGGGCGGTTCTTACTGGAACTTCCAGCTATCCACTCCACAATTGTGTTCGTCTGCATTAAATATGTCCCCGTGCCGGTTGTACCTCAGGATGAAAGATTTCTGTTTCGAAGGGTTTGTCCAAAAGATTATCATATGTTCCGATGCGTTGCCCGATATGGGTATAAAGATGTGAGGAAAGATGATCACAATGCATTTGAGCAGCTTCTTGTGGAGAGCCTTGAGAAATTTTTGAGAAAGGAAGCTCAGGAGTTTGCACTGGAGAGCAGTCTGCAAGAACCCGAGTTTGATAGCATTTCCATGATGTCAAGGGAATCTGGACCACAGGATGGCGATGGTATTGGGGAGCTCAGGATCCCATTGATGCATGACCAGAGgctggaagaagaagaaactttGTCGTCACAAGAGTCTGTTCCTGCACTGCCAGCCAGTGTCATGTCAGTAGATGAAGATCCTAGTCTAGAGTATGAGCTGTCTGACCTTAAGGAAGCCACTGATTCAGGATTTACATACTTGATTGGGCACGGTGATGTGAGAGCAAAGAAAAGCTCTTGGTTCATCAAGAAACTTGTCATAAACTACTTCTATGGGTTCCTGAGGAGGAACTGCAGAGGAGGTGCTGCAACTATGAGAGTTCCTCACACGAACATAATGCAAGTAGGGATGACATATATGGTCTGA
- the LOC113718685 gene encoding putative potassium transporter 12 isoform X3, producing the protein MKEEIEESSSVRLLRSTSSSGGGESRWVDGSEVDSESPPWSLGGDQDIREGYGSIRRRLVKKPKRVDSFDVEAMEIAGAHGNHEKDASLWQTLALAFQTLGVVYGDMGTSPLYVFSDVFSKVTITSEVDVLGALSLVMYTIALIPLMKYVFIVLKANDNGEGGTFALYSLICRYAKVNLLPNRQQADEYISSFKLKLPTPELERALNIKDALEHKSLLKTILLLLVLTGTSMVIGDGILTPAISVMSAVSGLQGEIKGFGTGALVITSIIILIALFSIQRFGTSKVGVTFAPALSLWFFSLGSIGLYNLITYDITVVRAFNPAYIYLFFRKNSSSAWSALGGCVLCITGAEAMFADLGHFSVQSIQIAFTGVVFPCLLLAYMGQAAYLSRHPDSANRIFYNSVPGIAEVGVMIVSTSLVTLVMLLIWQTNLFLALCFPLVFGTVELIYLSAVLSKIMEGGWLPLVFATFFLCIMYTWNYGSVLKYQSEVREKISMDFMLELGSTLGTVRVPGVGLLYNELVQGIPSVFGRFLLELPAIHSTIVFVCIKYVPVPVVPQDERFLFRRVCPKDYHMFRCVARYGYKDVRKDDHNAFEQLLVESLEKFLRKEAQEFALESSLQEPEFDSISMMSRESGPQDGDGIGELRIPLMHDQRLEEEETLSSQESVPALPASVMSVDEDPSLEYELSDLKEATDSGFTYLIGHGDVRAKKSSWFIKKLVINYFYGFLRRNCRGGAATMRVPHTNIMQVGMTYMV; encoded by the exons ATGAAAGAAGAGATTGAAGAGAGTAGTAGCGTGAGGTTGTTGCGTAGTACTAGTAGCAGTGGAGGTGGGGAGTCAAGGTGGGTGGATGGCAGTGAAGTGGACTCCGAGTCACCACCTTGGTCCTTGGGTGGGGATCAGGATATTAGAGAAGGGTATGGATCTATTAGAAGAAGGCTTGTCAAGAAGCCCaagagagttgattcttttgaTGTTGAAGCTATGGAGATTGCTGGAGCTCATGGCAATCATGAAAAG GATGCTTCTCTTTGGCAAACTCTTGCCTTGGCATTTCAAACTCTTGGTGTGGTGTATGGTGACATGGGCACGAGCCCTTTATATGTCTTCTCTGATGTGTTCAGCAAGGTGACCATCACGTCAGAAGTTGATGTCTTAGGGGCTCTATCACTAGTGATGTACACCATTGCTCTCATTCCATTAATGAAGTATGTCTTTATAGTGCTGAAGGCCAATGACAATGGCGAAG GAGGAACATTTGCATTATATTCATTGATCTGTAGATACGCAAAAGTTAATCTTCTTCCCAATCGTCAGCAGGCTGATGAGTACATCTCTAGTTTTAAGCTCAAACTGCCCACTCCGGAACTTGAAAGGGCTTTGAATATAAAAGATGCTCTGGAACACAAGTCCTTGCTGAAAACCATCCTATTGCTGTTGGTTCTGACAGGAACATCCATGGTAATAGGAGACGGCATTTTGACTCCTGCAATATCAG TCATGTCTGCTGTGAGTGGTCTGCAAGGTGAAATCAAGGGATTTGGCACAG GAGCTCTTGTTATCACTTCAATTATTATCCTCATCGCATTATTCAGCATACAGCGTTTTGGGACAAGTAAAGTTGGCGTAACATTTGCTCCTGCCCTTTCTTTATGGTTCTTTAGTTTGGGATCTATTGGACTCTACAACCTGATCACGTATGACATTACTGTTGTAAGGGCATTTAATCCAGCTTACATCTATCTTTTCTTCAGAAAGAATTCGAGTAGTGCCTGGTCTGCCCTTGGTGGTTGTGTTTTATGCATTACAG GAGCAGAAGCTATGTTTGCAGATTTAGGGCATTTCTCTGTGCAGTCGATACAG ATTGCTTTCACGGGTGTGGTATTTCCCTGCCTTCTTCTAGCATATATGGGACAAGCGGCCTACCTTAGCAGACACCCTGATTCAGCTAATAGGATATTTTATAATTCTGTCCCAG GCATTGCTGAAGTTGGTGTTATGATTGTCAGCACTAGCTTGGTGACACTCGTGATGCTTCTGATTTGGCAAACTAACTTGTTTCTGGCCCTATGTTTTCCACTTGTATTTGGAACTGTGGAGCTCATTTACTTGTCTGCTGTTCTATCCAAGATCATGGAGGGGGGTTGGCTTCCACTTGTCTTTGccactttctttctttgtatAATGTACACCTGGAACTATGGAAGTGTACTGAAGTATCAGAGTGAGGTTCGAGAGAAGATCTCAATGGACTTCATGCTTGAGCTTGGGTCTACCTTAGGAACTGTAAGAGTGCCAGGTGTTGGATTACTTTATAATGAACTCGTTCAAGGCATTCCCTCTGTTTTTGGGCGGTTCTTACTGGAACTTCCAGCTATCCACTCCACAATTGTGTTCGTCTGCATTAAATATGTCCCCGTGCCGGTTGTACCTCAGGATGAAAGATTTCTGTTTCGAAGGGTTTGTCCAAAAGATTATCATATGTTCCGATGCGTTGCCCGATATGGGTATAAAGATGTGAGGAAAGATGATCACAATGCATTTGAGCAGCTTCTTGTGGAGAGCCTTGAGAAATTTTTGAGAAAGGAAGCTCAGGAGTTTGCACTGGAGAGCAGTCTGCAAGAACCCGAGTTTGATAGCATTTCCATGATGTCAAGGGAATCTGGACCACAGGATGGCGATGGTATTGGGGAGCTCAGGATCCCATTGATGCATGACCAGAGgctggaagaagaagaaactttGTCGTCACAAGAGTCTGTTCCTGCACTGCCAGCCAGTGTCATGTCAGTAGATGAAGATCCTAGTCTAGAGTATGAGCTGTCTGACCTTAAGGAAGCCACTGATTCAGGATTTACATACTTGATTGGGCACGGTGATGTGAGAGCAAAGAAAAGCTCTTGGTTCATCAAGAAACTTGTCATAAACTACTTCTATGGGTTCCTGAGGAGGAACTGCAGAGGAGGTGCTGCAACTATGAGAGTTCCTCACACGAACATAATGCAAGTAGGGATGACATATATGGTCTGA
- the LOC113718685 gene encoding putative potassium transporter 12 isoform X4 gives MKEEIEESSSVRLLRSTSSSGGGESRWVDGSEVDSESPPWSLGGDQDIREGYGSIRRRLVKKPKRVDSFDVEAMEIAGAHGNHEKDASLWQTLALAFQTLGVVYGDMGTSPLYVFSDVFSKVTITSEVDVLGALSLVMYTIALIPLMKYVFIVLKANDNGEGGTFALYSLICRYAKVNLLPNRQQADEYISSFKLKLPTPELERALNIKDALEHKSLLKTILLLLVLTGTSMVIGDGILTPAISVMSAVSGLQGEIKGFGTGALVITSIIILIALFSIQRFGTSKVGVTFAPALSLWFFSLGSIGLYNLITSRSYVCRFRAFLCAVDTAYMGQAAYLSRHPDSANRIFYNSVPGIAEVGVMIVSTSLVTLVMLLIWQTNLFLALCFPLVFGTVELIYLSAVLSKIMEGGWLPLVFATFFLCIMYTWNYGSVLKYQSEVREKISMDFMLELGSTLGTVRVPGVGLLYNELVQGIPSVFGRFLLELPAIHSTIVFVCIKYVPVPVVPQDERFLFRRVCPKDYHMFRCVARYGYKDVRKDDHNAFEQLLVESLEKFLRKEAQEFALESSLQEPEFDSISMMSRESGPQDGDGIGELRIPLMHDQRLEEEETLSSQESVPALPASVMSVDEDPSLEYELSDLKEATDSGFTYLIGHGDVRAKKSSWFIKKLVINYFYGFLRRNCRGGAATMRVPHTNIMQVGMTYMV, from the exons ATGAAAGAAGAGATTGAAGAGAGTAGTAGCGTGAGGTTGTTGCGTAGTACTAGTAGCAGTGGAGGTGGGGAGTCAAGGTGGGTGGATGGCAGTGAAGTGGACTCCGAGTCACCACCTTGGTCCTTGGGTGGGGATCAGGATATTAGAGAAGGGTATGGATCTATTAGAAGAAGGCTTGTCAAGAAGCCCaagagagttgattcttttgaTGTTGAAGCTATGGAGATTGCTGGAGCTCATGGCAATCATGAAAAG GATGCTTCTCTTTGGCAAACTCTTGCCTTGGCATTTCAAACTCTTGGTGTGGTGTATGGTGACATGGGCACGAGCCCTTTATATGTCTTCTCTGATGTGTTCAGCAAGGTGACCATCACGTCAGAAGTTGATGTCTTAGGGGCTCTATCACTAGTGATGTACACCATTGCTCTCATTCCATTAATGAAGTATGTCTTTATAGTGCTGAAGGCCAATGACAATGGCGAAG GAGGAACATTTGCATTATATTCATTGATCTGTAGATACGCAAAAGTTAATCTTCTTCCCAATCGTCAGCAGGCTGATGAGTACATCTCTAGTTTTAAGCTCAAACTGCCCACTCCGGAACTTGAAAGGGCTTTGAATATAAAAGATGCTCTGGAACACAAGTCCTTGCTGAAAACCATCCTATTGCTGTTGGTTCTGACAGGAACATCCATGGTAATAGGAGACGGCATTTTGACTCCTGCAATATCAG TCATGTCTGCTGTGAGTGGTCTGCAAGGTGAAATCAAGGGATTTGGCACAG GAGCTCTTGTTATCACTTCAATTATTATCCTCATCGCATTATTCAGCATACAGCGTTTTGGGACAAGTAAAGTTGGCGTAACATTTGCTCCTGCCCTTTCTTTATGGTTCTTTAGTTTGGGATCTATTGGACTCTACAACCTGATCAC GAGCAGAAGCTATGTTTGCAGATTTAGGGCATTTCTCTGTGCAGTCGATACAG CATATATGGGACAAGCGGCCTACCTTAGCAGACACCCTGATTCAGCTAATAGGATATTTTATAATTCTGTCCCAG GCATTGCTGAAGTTGGTGTTATGATTGTCAGCACTAGCTTGGTGACACTCGTGATGCTTCTGATTTGGCAAACTAACTTGTTTCTGGCCCTATGTTTTCCACTTGTATTTGGAACTGTGGAGCTCATTTACTTGTCTGCTGTTCTATCCAAGATCATGGAGGGGGGTTGGCTTCCACTTGTCTTTGccactttctttctttgtatAATGTACACCTGGAACTATGGAAGTGTACTGAAGTATCAGAGTGAGGTTCGAGAGAAGATCTCAATGGACTTCATGCTTGAGCTTGGGTCTACCTTAGGAACTGTAAGAGTGCCAGGTGTTGGATTACTTTATAATGAACTCGTTCAAGGCATTCCCTCTGTTTTTGGGCGGTTCTTACTGGAACTTCCAGCTATCCACTCCACAATTGTGTTCGTCTGCATTAAATATGTCCCCGTGCCGGTTGTACCTCAGGATGAAAGATTTCTGTTTCGAAGGGTTTGTCCAAAAGATTATCATATGTTCCGATGCGTTGCCCGATATGGGTATAAAGATGTGAGGAAAGATGATCACAATGCATTTGAGCAGCTTCTTGTGGAGAGCCTTGAGAAATTTTTGAGAAAGGAAGCTCAGGAGTTTGCACTGGAGAGCAGTCTGCAAGAACCCGAGTTTGATAGCATTTCCATGATGTCAAGGGAATCTGGACCACAGGATGGCGATGGTATTGGGGAGCTCAGGATCCCATTGATGCATGACCAGAGgctggaagaagaagaaactttGTCGTCACAAGAGTCTGTTCCTGCACTGCCAGCCAGTGTCATGTCAGTAGATGAAGATCCTAGTCTAGAGTATGAGCTGTCTGACCTTAAGGAAGCCACTGATTCAGGATTTACATACTTGATTGGGCACGGTGATGTGAGAGCAAAGAAAAGCTCTTGGTTCATCAAGAAACTTGTCATAAACTACTTCTATGGGTTCCTGAGGAGGAACTGCAGAGGAGGTGCTGCAACTATGAGAGTTCCTCACACGAACATAATGCAAGTAGGGATGACATATATGGTCTGA
- the LOC113718685 gene encoding putative potassium transporter 12 isoform X1 → MKEEIEESSSVRLLRSTSSSGGGESRWVDGSEVDSESPPWSLGGDQDIREGYGSIRRRLVKKPKRVDSFDVEAMEIAGAHGNHEKDASLWQTLALAFQTLGVVYGDMGTSPLYVFSDVFSKVTITSEVDVLGALSLVMYTIALIPLMKYVFIVLKANDNGEGGTFALYSLICRYAKVNLLPNRQQADEYISSFKLKLPTPELERALNIKDALEHKSLLKTILLLLVLTGTSMVIGDGILTPAISVMSAVSGLQGEIKGFGTGALVITSIIILIALFSIQRFGTSKVGVTFAPALSLWFFSLGSIGLYNLITYDITVVRAFNPAYIYLFFRKNSSSAWSALGGCVLCITGAEAMFADLGHFSVQSIQIAFTGVVFPCLLLAYMGQAAYLSRHPDSANRIFYNSVPESLFWPVFVLATIAAIIASQAMISASFSCIKQSMALGCFPRLKIVHTSRKLMGQIYIPVINWFLMIMCILVVAAFRSTTDIANAYGIAEVGVMIVSTSLVTLVMLLIWQTNLFLALCFPLVFGTVELIYLSAVLSKIMEGGWLPLVFATFFLCIMYTWNYGSVLKYQSEVREKISMDFMLELGSTLGTVRVPGVGLLYNELVQGIPSVFGRFLLELPAIHSTIVFVCIKYVPVPVVPQDERFLFRRVCPKDYHMFRCVARYGYKDVRKDDHNAFEQLLVESLEKFLRKEAQEFALESSLQEPEFDSISMMSRESGPQDGDGIGELRIPLMHDQRLEEEETLSSQESVPALPASVMSVDEDPSLEYELSDLKEATDSGFTYLIGHGDVRAKKSSWFIKKLVINYFYGFLRRNCRGGAATMRVPHTNIMQVGMTYMV, encoded by the exons ATGAAAGAAGAGATTGAAGAGAGTAGTAGCGTGAGGTTGTTGCGTAGTACTAGTAGCAGTGGAGGTGGGGAGTCAAGGTGGGTGGATGGCAGTGAAGTGGACTCCGAGTCACCACCTTGGTCCTTGGGTGGGGATCAGGATATTAGAGAAGGGTATGGATCTATTAGAAGAAGGCTTGTCAAGAAGCCCaagagagttgattcttttgaTGTTGAAGCTATGGAGATTGCTGGAGCTCATGGCAATCATGAAAAG GATGCTTCTCTTTGGCAAACTCTTGCCTTGGCATTTCAAACTCTTGGTGTGGTGTATGGTGACATGGGCACGAGCCCTTTATATGTCTTCTCTGATGTGTTCAGCAAGGTGACCATCACGTCAGAAGTTGATGTCTTAGGGGCTCTATCACTAGTGATGTACACCATTGCTCTCATTCCATTAATGAAGTATGTCTTTATAGTGCTGAAGGCCAATGACAATGGCGAAG GAGGAACATTTGCATTATATTCATTGATCTGTAGATACGCAAAAGTTAATCTTCTTCCCAATCGTCAGCAGGCTGATGAGTACATCTCTAGTTTTAAGCTCAAACTGCCCACTCCGGAACTTGAAAGGGCTTTGAATATAAAAGATGCTCTGGAACACAAGTCCTTGCTGAAAACCATCCTATTGCTGTTGGTTCTGACAGGAACATCCATGGTAATAGGAGACGGCATTTTGACTCCTGCAATATCAG TCATGTCTGCTGTGAGTGGTCTGCAAGGTGAAATCAAGGGATTTGGCACAG GAGCTCTTGTTATCACTTCAATTATTATCCTCATCGCATTATTCAGCATACAGCGTTTTGGGACAAGTAAAGTTGGCGTAACATTTGCTCCTGCCCTTTCTTTATGGTTCTTTAGTTTGGGATCTATTGGACTCTACAACCTGATCACGTATGACATTACTGTTGTAAGGGCATTTAATCCAGCTTACATCTATCTTTTCTTCAGAAAGAATTCGAGTAGTGCCTGGTCTGCCCTTGGTGGTTGTGTTTTATGCATTACAG GAGCAGAAGCTATGTTTGCAGATTTAGGGCATTTCTCTGTGCAGTCGATACAG ATTGCTTTCACGGGTGTGGTATTTCCCTGCCTTCTTCTAGCATATATGGGACAAGCGGCCTACCTTAGCAGACACCCTGATTCAGCTAATAGGATATTTTATAATTCTGTCCCAG AGAGTCTTTTCTGGCCAGTTTTTGTGTTAGCCACAATTGCTGCTATCATTGCCAGTCAGGCCATGATATCTGCTTCATTTTCATGCATCAAGCAATCCATGGCTCTTGGATGCTTTCCCAGGTTGAAGATAGTTCACACCTCAAGGAAACTGATGGGCCAAATTTATATCCCTGTAATCAATTGGTTTCTGATGATTATGTGTATACTTGTGGTTGCTGCTTTTAGGAGCACTACAGATATAGCTAATGCATATG GCATTGCTGAAGTTGGTGTTATGATTGTCAGCACTAGCTTGGTGACACTCGTGATGCTTCTGATTTGGCAAACTAACTTGTTTCTGGCCCTATGTTTTCCACTTGTATTTGGAACTGTGGAGCTCATTTACTTGTCTGCTGTTCTATCCAAGATCATGGAGGGGGGTTGGCTTCCACTTGTCTTTGccactttctttctttgtatAATGTACACCTGGAACTATGGAAGTGTACTGAAGTATCAGAGTGAGGTTCGAGAGAAGATCTCAATGGACTTCATGCTTGAGCTTGGGTCTACCTTAGGAACTGTAAGAGTGCCAGGTGTTGGATTACTTTATAATGAACTCGTTCAAGGCATTCCCTCTGTTTTTGGGCGGTTCTTACTGGAACTTCCAGCTATCCACTCCACAATTGTGTTCGTCTGCATTAAATATGTCCCCGTGCCGGTTGTACCTCAGGATGAAAGATTTCTGTTTCGAAGGGTTTGTCCAAAAGATTATCATATGTTCCGATGCGTTGCCCGATATGGGTATAAAGATGTGAGGAAAGATGATCACAATGCATTTGAGCAGCTTCTTGTGGAGAGCCTTGAGAAATTTTTGAGAAAGGAAGCTCAGGAGTTTGCACTGGAGAGCAGTCTGCAAGAACCCGAGTTTGATAGCATTTCCATGATGTCAAGGGAATCTGGACCACAGGATGGCGATGGTATTGGGGAGCTCAGGATCCCATTGATGCATGACCAGAGgctggaagaagaagaaactttGTCGTCACAAGAGTCTGTTCCTGCACTGCCAGCCAGTGTCATGTCAGTAGATGAAGATCCTAGTCTAGAGTATGAGCTGTCTGACCTTAAGGAAGCCACTGATTCAGGATTTACATACTTGATTGGGCACGGTGATGTGAGAGCAAAGAAAAGCTCTTGGTTCATCAAGAAACTTGTCATAAACTACTTCTATGGGTTCCTGAGGAGGAACTGCAGAGGAGGTGCTGCAACTATGAGAGTTCCTCACACGAACATAATGCAAGTAGGGATGACATATATGGTCTGA
- the LOC113719385 gene encoding serine/arginine-rich splicing factor RSZ21A: MSRVYVGNLDQRVTERDLEDEFRFYGVLRSVWVARRPPGYAFVEFDDRRDAEDAIRALDGKNGWRVELSHNSKGGGGGRGGGGGGRGRGGDDLKCYECGEPGHFARECRLRIGPRGLGSGRRQSPSPRYRRSPSYGRRSYSPRRRSPRRRSISPKRGRSPSRSPDYRRGHRDSPHGNGVSPRRGYSNYSRSPAHRRGHRESPYANGD; encoded by the exons ATGTCGAGGGTATACGTTGGGAATTTGGACCAGCGGGTGACGGAGAGGGATCTCGAGGATGAGTTCCGCTTCTATGGTGTCCTTCGCAG TGTATGGGTTGCTCGAAGACCACCAGGTTATGCTTTTGTTGAGTTTGATGATCGCCGGGATGCTGAAGATGCAATTCGGGCACTGGATG GTAAAAATGGATGGCGTGTAGAGCTGTCACACAACTCTAAAGGAGGTGGTGGAGGccgtggtggtggtggtggtggtcgtGGTCGTGGTGGGGATGATCTGAAGTGCTATGAATGTGGTGAACCTGGTCATTTTGCGCGAGAGTGTCGCTTGCGCATTGGCCCAAGAGGATTAGGTAGTGGAAGACGTCAAAGTCCGAGCCCTCGGTATCGTAGGAGTCCAAGTTATGGGAGGAG GAGTTACAGTCCCAGGAGAAGATCACCGAGGCGCAGAAGCATATCTCCTAAGCGTGGGCGAAGCCCCAGCAGGTCTCCTGATTATCGCCGTGGTCATCGGGATTCACCTCATGGTAACGG TGTATCACCTCGTCGTGGCTATAGTAACTACAGCAGATCACCGGCCCATCGTCGTGGTCATCGTGAATCACCCTATGCCAATGG GGATTGA